Proteins from one Ranitomeya variabilis isolate aRanVar5 chromosome 1, aRanVar5.hap1, whole genome shotgun sequence genomic window:
- the LOC143793523 gene encoding uncharacterized protein LOC143793523 isoform X2, whose product MDEVRDETTRRLFHLALEIISLLSGEDYTIVRKTPGDGVTPIIHLQESGGRSPGPITEPPPHSLLHERNKKILELSNKMIELLSGEVPIRCQDVAVYLSMEEWEYLEGHQDRYQDVMMENLRPHTPHDGSSRRNPPERCPRPLYPQDCPEENHNIPEDHQEEDPTKNKVKDETEEEAMTRGDQPCVSDIKEETSVDVSTENLSQNSEGNFMLLNYKVEDEDIKQHATEKNLITLVNVNSGLYSRDLIYDSPNPEEPSPEQFQIVTLSTSQTKGQEIQCGGQFIKSSELYEHKKIHTGKKPYSCLECGKCLSGKSSLIRHVRCHTGVKPYSCSVCGKCFTQQSDLVKHQRLHTGEKPYSCSECGNCFSDKSRLAIHTRTHTGEKPYSCSECARCFSYRSSFVYHQQSHTRGKPYCCSECGKRFLSNSTFAKHMKTHTGEKKYSCSECGKYFINNSTLIKHGKIHTGEKPYSCLVCGKCFSHKSGLVKHQRIHTGEKPYSCSECEKSFSDKSSFIKHQRIHTGEKPYSCSECEKVFTNRSSFVYHQQSHTGDKPYSCLECGKCFSDNSTFVKHMRSHTGEKPYPCSECGKCFTCKSSLVVHQKSHTGAMPYLCSECGKGFSNNSAFIKHSRIHTGEKPYSCSECGKCFTHKSSFIMHQRIHTGEKPHSCIECGKCFITKAKLNDHYRIHTGERPFPCSICGKCFISHSSLLSHEKIHKGKKYSCSLCKKCFAKKSSLVKHQKIHTDKS is encoded by the exons ATGGACGAGGTcagggatgagaccaccagaagattattccacttggccctggagatcatctccctgctgagcggagag gattacacaatagtgaggaagacaccgggggacggtgtgactcccatcatccatctccaggagtcaggagggcggagcccgggccccatcacagagcctcccccgcactccctgctacatgagaggaacaagaagatcctggagctcagcaacaagatgattgagctgctgagcggagag gttcctataaggtgtcaggacgtcgctgtctatctctccatggaggagtgggagtatctagaaggacaccaggatcggtaccaggacgTGATGATGGAGAACCTCCGGCCCCACACACCCCATG ATGGATCCAGtaggagaaatccaccagagagatgtccccgtcctctgtatccccaggactgtccggaggagaatcacaacatcccggaggatcatcag GAGGAAGatccgactaagaataaagtgaaggATGAGACAGAAGAAGAAGCGATGACGAGGGGGGATCAGCCGTGTGTGAGTGACATAAAAGAGGAAACTTCAGTAGATGTTTCCACAG AAAATCTGAGTCAGAACTCTGAGGGAAACTTCATGTTACTAAATTATAAAGTAGAAGATGAAGATATCAAGCAGCATGCTACAGAAAAAAATCTCATTACCCTTGTAAATGTAAATTCAGGACTTTACAGTAGAGACCTAATTTATGATTCACCTAATCCTGAGGAACCTTCTCCTGAGCAATTTCAAATTGTCACTTTAAGCACAAGTCAGACAAAAGGACAAGAGATTCAGTGTGGTGGACAGTTTATAAAAAGCTCAGAACTTTATGAACACAAAAAAATTCACACGGGGAAGAAGCCAtactcctgtttagaatgtgggaaatgtctcTCAGGCAAATCAAGCCTAATAAGACATGTGAGatgtcacacaggggtgaagccgtattcatgttcagtatgtggaaaatgttttacacaacAATCTGATCTTGTGAAGCATCAGagactccacacaggggagaaaccatactcctgttctgaatgtgggaattgTTTTTCAGATAAATCACGGCTTGCTATTCATaccagaactcacacaggagaaaagccatattcatgttctgaatgtgcaaGATGTTTTTCATATAGATCAAGTTTTGTCTATCATCAGCAAAGTCACACAAGAGGGAAACCATACtgctgctcagaatgtggaaaacgttttTTGTCTAATTCAACATTTGCTAAACATAtgaaaactcacacaggagagaagaagtattcatgttcagaatgtgggaaatacttTATAAATAATTCAACTCTTATTAAGCATGGgaaaattcatacaggagagaaaccATACTCATGTTTAGTATGTGGAAAGTGTTTTTCACATAAGTCaggtcttgttaaacatcagagaatccacacaggggaaaagccatactCCTGCTCAGAATGTGAGAAAAGTTTTTCAGATAAATCAAGTTTTATtaaacaccagagaattcacacaggagagaagccgtattcgtgttcagaatgtgaaaaGGTCTTTACAAACAGATCAAGTTTTGTTTATCACCAGCAAAGTCACACAGGAGATAAACCgtattcctgtttagaatgtgggaaatgtttttccgaTAACTCAACTTTTGTTAAACAtatgagaagtcacacaggagagaagccatatccatgttcagaatgtgggaagtgttttacatGTAAATCAAGTCTAGTTGTGCATCAGAAAAGTCACACAGGAGCGATGCCCTATTTATGTTCTGAATGTGGAAAGGGATTTTCAAATAATTCAGCTTTTATTAAACATtcaagaattcacacaggagagaagccgtattcctgTTCAGAGTGCGGCAAATGTTTTACACATAAATCAAGTTTTATTatgcatcagagaattcacacaggagagaagccgcatTCATgtatagaatgtgggaaatgttttattactAAAGCCAAACTTAATGATCATTatcgaattcacacaggagagaggccATTTCCATGTTCtatatgtgggaaatgctttataaGTCATTCAAGTCTTCTTTCACACGAGAAAATTCACAAAGGAAAAAAATATTCATGTTCACTCTGTAAGAAATGTTTTGCAAAAAAATCgagtcttgttaaacatcagaagaTTCACACAGACAAGAGCTGA
- the LOC143793523 gene encoding uncharacterized protein LOC143793523 isoform X1, translating to MDEVRDETTRRLFHLALEIISLLSGEDYTIVRKTPGDGVTPIIHLQESGGRSPGPITEPPPHSLLHERNKKILELSNKMIELLSGEVPIRCQDVAVYLSMEEWEYLEGHQDRYQDVMMEKHRPHTPHDGSSRRNPPERCPRPLYPQDCPEENHNIPEDHQEEDPTKNKVKDETEEEAMTRGDQPCVSDIKEETSVDVSTENLSQNSEGNFMLLNYKVEDEDIKQHATEKNLITLVNVNSGLYSRDLIYDSPNPEEPSPEQFQIVTLSTSQTKGQEIQCGGQFIKSSELYEHKKIHTGKKPYSCLECGKCLSGKSSLIRHVRCHTGVKPYSCSVCGKCFTQQSDLVKHQRLHTGEKPYSCSECGNCFSDKSRLAIHTRTHTGEKPYSCSECARCFSYRSSFVYHQQSHTRGKPYCCSECGKRFLSNSTFAKHMKTHTGEKKYSCSECGKYFINNSTLIKHGKIHTGEKPYSCLVCGKCFSHKSGLVKHQRIHTGEKPYSCSECEKSFSDKSSFIKHQRIHTGEKPYSCSECEKVFTNRSSFVYHQQSHTGDKPYSCLECGKCFSDNSTFVKHMRSHTGEKPYPCSECGKCFTCKSSLVVHQKSHTGAMPYLCSECGKGFSNNSAFIKHSRIHTGEKPYSCSECGKCFTHKSSFIMHQRIHTGEKPHSCIECGKCFITKAKLNDHYRIHTGERPFPCSICGKCFISHSSLLSHEKIHKGKKYSCSLCKKCFAKKSSLVKHQKIHTDKS from the exons ATGGACGAGGTcagggatgagaccaccagaagattattccacttggccctggagatcatctccctgctgagcggagag gattacacaatagtgaggaagacaccgggggacggtgtgactcccatcatccatctccaggagtcaggagggcggagcccgggccccatcacagagcctcccccgcactccctgctacatgagaggaacaagaagatcctggagctcagcaacaagatgattgagctgctgagcggagag gttcctataaggtgtcaggacgtcgctgtctatctctccatggaggagtgggagtatctagaaggacaccaggatcggtaccaggacgTGATGATGGAGAAGCACCGGCCCCACACACCCCATG ATGGATCCAGtaggagaaatccaccagagagatgtccccgtcctctgtatccccaggactgtccggaggagaatcacaacatcccggaggatcatcag GAGGAAGatccgactaagaataaagtgaaggATGAGACAGAAGAAGAAGCGATGACGAGGGGGGATCAGCCGTGTGTGAGTGACATAAAAGAGGAAACTTCAGTAGATGTTTCCACAG AAAATCTGAGTCAGAACTCTGAGGGAAACTTCATGTTACTAAATTATAAAGTAGAAGATGAAGATATCAAGCAGCATGCTACAGAAAAAAATCTCATTACCCTTGTAAATGTAAATTCAGGACTTTACAGTAGAGACCTAATTTATGATTCACCTAATCCTGAGGAACCTTCTCCTGAGCAATTTCAAATTGTCACTTTAAGCACAAGTCAGACAAAAGGACAAGAGATTCAGTGTGGTGGACAGTTTATAAAAAGCTCAGAACTTTATGAACACAAAAAAATTCACACGGGGAAGAAGCCAtactcctgtttagaatgtgggaaatgtctcTCAGGCAAATCAAGCCTAATAAGACATGTGAGatgtcacacaggggtgaagccgtattcatgttcagtatgtggaaaatgttttacacaacAATCTGATCTTGTGAAGCATCAGagactccacacaggggagaaaccatactcctgttctgaatgtgggaattgTTTTTCAGATAAATCACGGCTTGCTATTCATaccagaactcacacaggagaaaagccatattcatgttctgaatgtgcaaGATGTTTTTCATATAGATCAAGTTTTGTCTATCATCAGCAAAGTCACACAAGAGGGAAACCATACtgctgctcagaatgtggaaaacgttttTTGTCTAATTCAACATTTGCTAAACATAtgaaaactcacacaggagagaagaagtattcatgttcagaatgtgggaaatacttTATAAATAATTCAACTCTTATTAAGCATGGgaaaattcatacaggagagaaaccATACTCATGTTTAGTATGTGGAAAGTGTTTTTCACATAAGTCaggtcttgttaaacatcagagaatccacacaggggaaaagccatactCCTGCTCAGAATGTGAGAAAAGTTTTTCAGATAAATCAAGTTTTATtaaacaccagagaattcacacaggagagaagccgtattcgtgttcagaatgtgaaaaGGTCTTTACAAACAGATCAAGTTTTGTTTATCACCAGCAAAGTCACACAGGAGATAAACCgtattcctgtttagaatgtgggaaatgtttttccgaTAACTCAACTTTTGTTAAACAtatgagaagtcacacaggagagaagccatatccatgttcagaatgtgggaagtgttttacatGTAAATCAAGTCTAGTTGTGCATCAGAAAAGTCACACAGGAGCGATGCCCTATTTATGTTCTGAATGTGGAAAGGGATTTTCAAATAATTCAGCTTTTATTAAACATtcaagaattcacacaggagagaagccgtattcctgTTCAGAGTGCGGCAAATGTTTTACACATAAATCAAGTTTTATTatgcatcagagaattcacacaggagagaagccgcatTCATgtatagaatgtgggaaatgttttattactAAAGCCAAACTTAATGATCATTatcgaattcacacaggagagaggccATTTCCATGTTCtatatgtgggaaatgctttataaGTCATTCAAGTCTTCTTTCACACGAGAAAATTCACAAAGGAAAAAAATATTCATGTTCACTCTGTAAGAAATGTTTTGCAAAAAAATCgagtcttgttaaacatcagaagaTTCACACAGACAAGAGCTGA